In Fusarium oxysporum Fo47 chromosome XI, complete sequence, the following are encoded in one genomic region:
- a CDS encoding NAD binding domain of 6-phosphogluconate dehydrogenase-domain-containing protein → MATDFGVIGLGIIGYGIASNLRKKIPASSTLQVLDLDQAIIQRLINDFGSYGKIEVASSPKDLVNKVGAGAVLSSLPAGPHVRKVYLDPENGVIAATKNPERLMIDCSTIEIEFTQELGKTIIDAGLGSFVEATVSGGMWGANAGTLSFMVGHPEPNADDKIGQRIYDTLSLVGIPSTITFCGGLGMGQVAKIAHNYITLANNLVATEGMAIGLKYGIDKKALYKCIREGTANSWVMGLEQPVPGLVPEAPSSNKYKRAFAPALSVKDLTIGIEAAKKVGIAPTAGEAAIKAFREVDADPRTHDLDHTSLWLHVYGNLDEWAQENL, encoded by the exons ATGGCGACAGATTTCGGTGTTATTG GCCTTGGCATCATCGGCTATGGCATAGCCAGTAACCTCCGCAAGAAGATTCCCGCTTCCTCAACTCTTCAGGTTCTAGACCTCGATCAGGCCATCATCCAACGACTCATCAACGACTTCGGCAGCTATGGCAAGATCGAAGTCGCTTCCTCGCCAAAAGATCTTGTAAACAAAGTCGGCGCTGGAGCCGTCCTCTCCAGTCTTCCCGCAGGCCCCCATGTTCGCAAGGTCTATCTCGATCCCGAAAATGGTGTCATCGCAGCTACCAAAAACCCTGAGCGCCTGATGATTGACTGCAGTAccattgagattgagtttACACAGGAGCTTGGCAAGACAATCATCGATGCTGGACTTGGTAGCTTTGTCGAAGCTACGGTATCAGGTGGAATGTGGGGTGCCAACGCAGGAACCCTATCCTTCATGGTCGGCCATCCCGAGCCAAACGCAGACGACAAAATAGGCCAGCGTATCTATGACACCTTATCCCTCGTTGGTATACCCAGCACAATCACATTCTGCGGCGGTCTTGGCATGGGTCAAGTTGCTAAGATAGCGCACAACTACATCACCCTCGCCAACAACCTGGTCGCAACGGAAGGAATGGCAATCGGGCTCAAATACGGAATCGACAAGAAAGCTCTCTATAAGTGCATTAGAGAGGGAACTGCGAATTCTTGGGTGATGGGACTCGAGCAGCCGGTCCCTGGTCTTGTTCCTGAGGCCCCGTCTAGCAACAAGTATAAGAGAGCGTTTGCGCCGGCGCTCAGTGTGAAAGACCTTACTATTGGTATCGAGGCTGCGAAAAAGGTTGGCATTGCGCCGACGGCGGGTGAAGCTGCTATCAAGGCGTTTAGAGAGGTTGATGCCGATCCGAGGACGCAT GATCTGGACCATACTTCCCTTTGGCTACATGTTTACGGTAATCTAGATGAATGGGCACAGGAGAATCTTTAA